In one Erinaceus europaeus chromosome 3, mEriEur2.1, whole genome shotgun sequence genomic region, the following are encoded:
- the CCDC121 gene encoding coiled-coil domain-containing protein 121 — protein sequence MKGVRLPLSPSGRGGRTGGRAAPESLPGGPSRPCEPQGGCAARRPAERGREQLSPRTLPPRLAPGAPANTRPWAVSPRELSQGPSSQRLETRKKFPKDSSSPLPAYLSLINNVLKSETLTQAELRYKKRAMVEMLKLDQKIKRAQIQQEPLIKEIKQLNTEKSHVQAENKIFLDYLANKTEEYRKQPETVWNNYIMKTQDIERRKNESAVKYAKQTLMLKRELLQKETFHHSLKQQLENMRNLSMLKVKQDAEIKSLEKQHMKTEAETHRKVKAAQFSLLQEKALLEKQLSEPDMWQPEKRKKFNKRIQALELAAKQYTSEYYRNAQRESLRLQSKLLQLTQQCQELHATKNHLKKQMQKLQQEQWYMESLRRGRQRLQSRHNWCSKEQGVSETAVMPPLGTKSSFSPK from the exons ATGAAGGGAGTGCGTTTACCTCTCAGCCCGAGCGGAAGAGGGGGCCGAACTGGTGGAAGAGCGGCCCCTGAGTCTCTCCCGGGTGGACCTTCCCGGCCGTGCGAGCCCCAGGGTGGCTGTGCGGCGCGGAGGCCGGCGGAGCGCGGGAGGGAGCAGCTGTCCCCGCGGACCCTCCCTCCGCGCCTGGCGCCGGGCGCCCCCGCCAACACGCGCCCCTGGGCTGTCAGCCCCCGCGAGCTGAGCCAGGGTCCCAGCAGTCAGCGCCTGGAGACCAGGAAGAA GTTTCCTAAAGACTCCAGTAGTCCTCTTCCAGCATACCTTAGTTTAATAAATAATGTTCTTAAGTCAGAGACTCTAACACAGGCCGAGCTGAGGTATAAAAAAAGGGCAATGGTAGAAATGTTGAAGCTGGACCAGAAAATAAAACGAGCTCAAATCCAGCAAGAACcactaatcaaggaaattaaGCAGCTAAATACCGAAAAGTCCCATGTCCAGGCTGAAAACAAAATTTTTCTGGACTACCTGGCCAACAAAACTGAGGAGTACAGAAAGCAGCCTGAGACAGTGTGGAACAACTACATAATGAAAACGCAGGACATTGAAAGGAGGAAGAACGAATCAGCTGTCAAATATGCTAAACAAACGTTAATGCTTAAAAGAGAACTCTTGCAGAAGGAAACATTCCATCACAGTTTGAAACAACAATTGGAGAATATGAGAAATCTTTCCATGTTAAAAGTGAAACAAGATGCAGAAATTAAAAGCTTAGAGAAGCAGCATATGAAAACCGAAGCTGAGACACATAGAAAAGTGAAAGCAGCCCAGTTCTCACTCCTCCAGGAAAAAGCATTACTGGAGAAACAACTGAGTGAGCCAGACATGTGGCaacctgaaaaaagaaaaaagtttaacaAGAGGATCCAAGCCTTGGAGCTGGCAGCAAAGCAGTACACTTCTGAGTACTACCGTAACGCCCAGAGAGAGAGCCTGCGATTGCAAAGTAAACTGTTGCAACTGACTCAGCAATGCCAGGAGTTGCATGCTACtaaaaaccatttaaaaaaacagatgcaGAAGCTGCAGCAGGAACAATGGTATATGGAGAGCTTACGCAGGGGGAGGCAACGTCTGCAAAGTAGGCATAATTGGTGTTCAAAAGAACAGGGTGTCTCAGAGACGGCAGTGATGCCTCCCCTAGGCACCAAATCAAGTTTCAGTCCAAAGTAA